ACCATATTAAGGGGTTTACCATACActacatattcatatttttaatataGGTAATATTATACGTGGTAATATTAtaggtatattatatatatattaatattatattaatattaataataataattaataatatatattatatatatataataataaataataatatgataTTAATATTATAGGTAATATTGAAACTCGTGGGATCTCGTCATATTGGGCGTCTGTGATCTCGCGATGATGTTGCGTCAAAGCATCATGCGCATGCGCGGTCATACGCCTTCgctcaatgtttttgttttaagggTCCTGCTGCTGGTAAAACAAGTGAACACAAAATGGAAATGGCAGGCCTTACATTGagtgttttatgtcttctttttgcTTCAGCAACAAGCACAGAGTCACCGCCCAGGCAACTGAATACGGTAAGACTCAAAGCggatgtaaataaatacataaataaaagtgCTCAGCCGATGAGATAGATGTTAGCATAGCATTAGCAGAGATGCTCCGTCTCTGGCATTAGCTTTGAAGACATTGTGTAGTGAAATGCTGTTTAATGTATTTCATGTATTGATCGCTACAGGAAAACATCCTGATCAACGTGACAGCAGGGACTTTGGCGGATACAGAGTTACACGATTCCAACAACTTGCAGGTACACCAATTTATTAAATGTAGTCACAGGGCATGAAGTCTTCTAAATACAGTCATCTGAACCTGAATGTGTTTATGTCTCCTTTCAGATCAACTTAAATATATCTGTGGGTGACGAGCAGGTGCTGGTGAATGACATCCCTGTAGAGCTGTCGGGGGTCACCAGGTTCACCTGTCAGGCTCTTCTATGTGAGTTTTTTAAACCTATTGTGatcaatctgtttgtttgttttttcattttatgcTTGTAATGGCTATTGGTCAGAAAAATCTGAATACAACTTTTAACATAATCAAAAGGCCACTGTGGGGATGTGGCGTGCCCAGACAGTCTGAatttttaaaagtatattttagATCTGgactttttgcttttattcaagAGGACAGTGGATTAGAGTAGGAAACTGGGGAGAGCGAGAGCTCAGAATGACGTGTGGGAAAGGAATCGccggtcggatttgaaccctggcaGCTTGCTCAGAGGACTATGGCCTTCTTTAATGTGGCTCGACCTAACCGCTGAGCCAACTGTGCCCTAAGTCTTTAAACAGGCAaacaaaaggacaaagaaaattACGGCTactgctggtaaaaaaaaacccatagaCCCACCCatggtgcatgctggtcctctacctgccttCTGACCTATATAACCTCGGCTGCCCCCAGTGTAACCCAAATACCCAAAAAAGATTATGTAAAACTAAATTAGCTACACAAATAACTAGCAAAAGAAACGTTATGACCAActattctaaataaaataaacgttaagaataactaaataaacaacaacacccaACATTAGTAAACAAAATACTAAAGTAATTTCTAACAATAAATGAATATCTTCTACAATGATATTTGAGAGAGCTTTAATTTGGGTGTCAAATTATTTAGTTTATGTACACCTGAGGAAATGATCTACCGGTACTTCTTCTGATTAGTTTCTATGACTCAGTTtgccctcagtttgtcagatataagagcagttatcaggtcaacaggtgttgcagtgatggaagcgggcaagagaagtggttcagatagaagtgattgtacccgacctaaaaagtctctgcatgtttctaataagctccacgagcagaaacgtgatcaaactaggatcaatattggagatgcttttgaaaaatggagagaggttagaacacagaaaggtttacagacccatgcagagctggataaacactgaagcttcagtgtccaccacatggcaacctgtgtgagcatcgactccagagaggagggggtggagggagacacctctctctgatgtttagaatttggactgcattacccattttaaacactaggtgtcagagttacataatgCTCCTTTAAATCTTGATTAAAACAACCATTGGCTGAATGACTGGTGTCGTATTTATGCATTCATCATCAAACAGTGTGAGAATTGGAAGACATATCCATGACATACACTGAATACAAAGAGTTGTGTCTTTCCAGTGGACAGCATAAACGGGAGCAGTGACTTTGAATCTGGGGACTTGGTGTCGACCGTTACCCGGGTGATGGTTAGCCAGAACCGCCTGTACAGCGACTCGGAGGAGGTGGTGGCTCTGCAGGTGTTCAGTGAAGTTATAGAGATGGAGGGCAAAGAGGTAAAGTGTCTATCACTGAGTTTTCACACTGATTCAAATACGACCGACCATCTTACCCAATCACTAATGCATATATAAACATAgttactgtttgttgtttgtttccagCTGGATGTACTTTACAAACAACGAGCTAGCTTTGAGCTGTGTCTGAGTGTCCATCATTTAAAAACTAGTCAGCTGTCTGTCTTAAAGTTTCAAGTCAACAGGATatagaagttttgtttttgttgttgatcttTATCACAGATCATTTCAAATGCAGTGTAACAGGATGTGGACTGGACGTATTAATGTGTGAGCTCATATTACTGTGTCTGGGATTATTTAGGTCCAGCAGCCTGAGATGTGTGAGGTGAAAATATTGATGAGCCCAGATTTTCAGAAGTTGGCTCAGTTCACCAACATCTACCCCATCGGACACAGCGAGATCTTCAGGGTTCCCCGGGAGAACGATGTTGTCGTCACAGATCCACCAAATCGTAGAAAAGGTACCAAAACATGtcgtcttcttttctctctagTAGTTGTTGTTCAGTAACCTTACAGCAGTCTTATCAggcactttcttcttctcttaaatcAGACGAAGAACAGCTGATTTCTCAGACCACCAGCCAGTACTCCCTGAAGCAAACAGAGACCACCCAGGAGGAGATTGCAGCGCCGGGGAAGCTCCCAGAGACTCCCCTCCGAATGGACCCCGACCTGCTGTACGACGTCAGATACGATGATGAATTTGAAGATAGAGAGACGAGCCAGACCGATCCGATTCAGATGGAGTCTCCGCCAAAAGAACTCGTATCGTCTTACTCTGTAAGCCAAATCTGATGCTCGAGCTAGTTTACGTAACACAGTATGTACTGCTCAAGAGTGTTAACTTCACAATGTTCTGTGAGCagtttaaatgatgttttcatAAAGTGGTCTGTGGAGAAGATAGATTTTAGGATGAAGGAACATTTTCTGCTTCAGTACTGATGAACTACTAATGAAACACTTTGGGAACTTGTGCTTAAAGCTGAAGCAGCGTCTTCTTTTCTTGGGTAAAGCTCACATGTCCTTGTTCGTCCTGTCCTCAGGCCATGTGTCAgtgggtggaggaggtgagagagcgTCTGAGGCGCTTTTGCTCCGAGTCACTTCCTCTGTTCTTCCTGGTCATGTGGGTGGTGGTGATCGGCGTCGTTGGATCAGCGGTCATCGTCAAGATCTTGGACATGTTCTTCCCAGCTTGTGAACACAAGTAAGTTTCTTTTCTAAAGTTATTATTTCACCAAATGATCACCTAAGATACCTGATATTCAAAATATGGATAATTAATCAGAGCAAAGATCCGTAGAAGGGGAGGTCTACTTATGTTATCACAGGGCCTGGAGGATGAATTAGACCAGTATATATTTACATAACATCTAAGTGACTGAATAACTGCTAAATTAAACCAGATGCATGTCCGTGTACGCTCCGACACAGCAGCCTCAGCTCCGGCAGCCTCAGCTCCGGCAGTCCTGAGTCCTCCTCAGCAGATACACAAGGTTTCTATTTCTGCAGGATGCCAGAGAACAGTGTATCAATTCACCACAGAGACCATAACAACATTAAAGatgacatatcatccccctcctccaccttttcaaacagtcctctgtggtctaaatgaaacatctgtgctgtgctttggtcaaaatataacatgaatcaaacaccagaggaggtttgtgaccctgtataaaccagctctctcagaacgctccgttttggtgtgtgtgtctctttaaatgtaatgaccccccccccctgagttttccctgtagacatcactcctctgtagcgagaataaaaaatggccgacctgcgcaaaagttttgctctagactgggggtggagtccatgagtggagataccaggggaggggaggggaattttttttttaccagaatcccactgtgacatcacaaggagagcacatttgaaacagagcatttttctctgtgttataagacttatgcagaccacaaacaaaggactggatgggtttatttcacattttgtgggtcagtagacactcaggttacccaaatatatgtttaaaacACTAACAGtggattttttataatatgtctcctttaaaacatctggtttattttcagaatattgGTTGACTCAGGACGTTTCTGGTTGGGGagcttgtgtgtttcctctcagccaatgacagcacgcGAGTGAGTTTAGTGGATACAATTTAGTGGTGAACATGACGGATGTGGAtgtagcggcaaagaagagaaaatatcatcaaaatgaGGCCAAAGACCGAGCTTCTGCACCGGTGGTTAGCTTCTGTATTAGCTTGCAGCGAAGGTAcgagcagtaaacgtacacgcttcgtcctgcagtgagggtgCGCCTCTGGAGACAGTgagtccaggaggaggagcccAGTTTGAtagttgtgtttacaaactgcaacaaACATTCTGACTCCACCTTTATCTTAATCTTTGTCTCTAAGTGGATAGCCTGGTGGCTTTCCCCCCCTAAGGTTGTATTAATGTTTAAGAGCAGTTGACTTTATCCTGTAGTCTCCCTCCCAGCCACCCTGAGCACCAGTTGTCCttcttgttttttggttttactGAAGTCTTCTTTTCTTGCAGGCACATTTTCCACATAAACCCCGCCACTCTGATgccagaggaggagaagcacaACCTTCTGGAGAGCATCGAAATGGAAGCAGAGGAAGACGAGAAGAAGCCTTGAGTGAGGATTGACCTCGCCAGCTccgtttatttttttcagtttgttcttATTCGTTCTTTAACCGCGGTTACTGTTACGTCGTTAGCATGGCCTGGTTTTGATGGCAGCTTCACTTCTtcctttaaccctttaaaaacaacttgTAGAAAAAAAGGACGTGTTTTCAGCCACCCGATTGACCTGAATGATTTAGTTGGTGAGTTGCTAGTCGAGGGAAAGGTTAGTAGGATGTTTCTCCAGTTCGGTCTCTAATGATGTCAGCTGTCACAGCACTGTTTCAGGGTTGAGCTGTGGTACGCCCGCACTGCGTGTACCAGCGTCCGTGCTATCAGCTCGTAGTTTACAcgtcaaactttttaaaacgaGACAGAGTTCAAGGCAAGCCACTTTATTTAATCacagctctttttttccttgccttttaaagaaacaaatccCTTTTAACTGGAAAATGACCCTAAGTACTTTTTCCTTTACCCACTTCACATGACACTGCTATGTGGCGTTCCTTTAGAGATGGTTAAAAAAACGATCTCACCTCAAGGTCCTCTTGTAGCCATTCTTCATGCGTGATTACACGTTTTGAACTTTCTGGATTTGAAGGAGAAGGTCAACAGTTTATCGAGCAGGCATCTTCCTTTCTTGCCGAGGGTTTCTCTGCATTCACACGCTCCTCTGACTTTTCCAAATCTGGTGAATATGAGCTTCAAGTCATAACGTGAAAACGACTTGTTCACTACAagcaacatgtgtttttttttctattgctcAGAAATAATCCTGATGAATCCATGCAGACAGCAACGTCTGAACTGTTACAACCTTGTTCCAAATTTAAAACTAattataaacaataaaatactcaaaatgtaaaaatgacattttgtgtctgtctgcaggtttttCTCAGACTTTGAGTTGTTTAACTGACCtgagtaaatggtaaatggacttgagcttgtatagttctttgactactcaaagctcttttacactgcagg
The Labrus mixtus chromosome 12, fLabMix1.1, whole genome shotgun sequence genome window above contains:
- the ginm1 gene encoding glycoprotein integral membrane protein 1, giving the protein MEMAGLTLSVLCLLFASATSTESPPRQLNTENILINVTAGTLADTELHDSNNLQINLNISVGDEQVLVNDIPVELSGVTRFTCQALLLDSINGSSDFESGDLVSTVTRVMVSQNRLYSDSEEVVALQVFSEVIEMEGKEVQQPEMCEVKILMSPDFQKLAQFTNIYPIGHSEIFRVPRENDVVVTDPPNRRKDEEQLISQTTSQYSLKQTETTQEEIAAPGKLPETPLRMDPDLLYDVRYDDEFEDRETSQTDPIQMESPPKELVSSYSAMCQWVEEVRERLRRFCSESLPLFFLVMWVVVIGVVGSAVIVKILDMFFPACEHKHIFHINPATLMPEEEKHNLLESIEMEAEEDEKKP